The genomic stretch TCCCGTGGTCAGCGCCCCGGAGACGGGCGCGACGCCGACGGAGAGGAGATCGACCGGATGTGGGACTTCGTTCTCGACGCCTGGGACTACGTCCTCGACCGGCGTGGCCAGATCGCGTTCCAGGCCTTCCAGCACGTGAGCCTGGTGGTGCAGTGCGTGCTGCTCGGCTCGCTCATCGCCCTCGCGCTGGCCGTGCTGGTGTACCGCAGCCCGCGGGCGACCGGCGCCGCGAACGGGCTGTCCGCGATCGGCCTGACCATCCCCGCGTTCGCCCTGCTGGGCATCCTGCTCGCGCCGTTCGGCTTCGGCGTCACCCCGGCGGTGATCGCGGTGACCTTCTACGCCGCCCTGCCGGTGCTGCGCAACGCCGTCGTCGGCCTGGCCGGGGTGGACGCCGCCCTGATCGAGTCGGCCCGGGGCATGGGCATGAGCCGGCTCGCCACCCTGGCGCGGGTGGAGATCCCGCTGGCCTGGCCGGTGATCCTCGCCGGGGTCCGGGTCTCCACCCAGATGGTGATGGGCATCGCCGCCATCGCCGCCTACGTGCTCGGCCCCGGGCTGGGTGGCTTCATCTTCACCGGCCTCGCCCGGCTGGGCGGCGCGAACTCCCTGAACGCCGCGCTCACCGGGACGATCGCCATCGTCGTCCTGGCGCTCGTCCTCGACCTGTTGCTCCTGCTGCTGGGCCGCCTGACCACCCCGAGGGGGATCCGTGTCTGAGACCACGACACCCACGAACGACCCGACCACACCCGCGCGCCAGGTCAGCGGCGTCTCGATCCGGCTGGACGGGGTCACCAAGCGCTACCCCGGCCAGGACCGGCCGGCCGTGGACGAGGTCTCGCTGGAGATCCCGGCCGGGGAGACGGTCATGTTCGTCGGCCCGTCCGGCTGCGGGAAGACCACGCTGTTGAAGATGCTCAACCGGCTGATCGAGCCGACCGGCGGCACCATCCACCTCGGTGACGAGGACGTCACCCGGCAGGACCCCGACCAGCTGCGCCGCCGGATCGGCTACGTCATCCAGGCCGGCGGGCTGTTCCCGCACATGACGGTCGGCACGAACGTCGGCATGGTGCCGCGGATGCTGGGCTGGGACAAGGAGCGGGTCACCGCCCGCATCGACGAGCTGCTGGACCTCGTCGGCCTCGACCCGGAGGTCTACCGCGACCGGTACCCGAAGGAGCTCTCCGGCGGGCAGCAGCAGCGGGTCGGCGTGGCCCGGGCGCTGGCTGCCGACCCGCCGGTGCTGCTGATGGACGAGCCGTTCGGCGCCGTCGACCCGATCACCCGCCAGCGCCTGCAGGACGAGCTGCTGCGGATCCAGGAGGAGCTGGGCAAGACGATCGTGTTCGTCACCCACGACTTCGACGAGGCGGTCAAGCTCGGCGACAAGATCGTCGTGTTCGACGTCGGCGCACGGGTGGTCCAGTACGACACCCCCGAGGCGATCCTGGCCGACCCGGCCGAGGAGTACGTCGCCGACTTCATCGGCGCCGGGGCCACGCTCAAGCAGCTCACCCTGACCCGGGTGAACAGCCTGGAGCTGCGCCCGGTGACCACGGCCTCGGTCGGGGACGACGCCGCCGAGGCGCTGGCCCGCGCCCGCGCGGCCGGCGACGAGTACCTCGTGGTGCTGGACCGCCGCGGCCGGCCGATCAGCTGGCCGACGACCGCCGAGGTCAGCCGGATGCAGCAGATCCCGGCGACGGTCGACGAGAAGCTGCCGGTGGTCGGCCTGGGCTCCACGCTGAACGACGCGCTGGACACCATGCTCGCGGCCAGCCAGGGCGGTGCGGTCGTGCTCGGCCGCCGCGACGGCCTGGCCGGCATCGTCTCGATCGAGACGATCATGGCCGCGATCCAGCGGGCCCGGAGCGAGGTGGCCGGATGAGCACCGCCACCGGCGCGCCGGACACCGGCGAGCGCCCGGACCCGCTGCGCCGTCCCGAGGCGGAGCAGAGCGCGTCCCGCGACGAGCGGGACGCCGCGGCGCCGGAGCGCGCCCGCGGCGGCTGGCGCGCGTTGCTCCTGCAGCCGGTGCTGGTCGTCCTGGGCGTGATCGCGTTCGTCGTGTGGCGGGCCACCGCCGAACTCAGCGACACCGAGCGCGTGCAGCTGGGCACCACCGCGCTGTGGGACAGCATCGCCCGGCACCTCCTGCTGACCGTCGTCGCCGCCGCGATCGTGCTGGTCATCGCCGTCCCGCTCGGCATCGCGCTGACCCGGCCGGCGCTGCGCCGCGCCACCCCGATCGTGATCGGGGTGGCCAACGTGGGCCAGGCCGCCCCGGCGATCGGGCTGTTCGTGCTGCTGGCCTTCTGGCTGGGCTTCGGCTTCTGGACGACGGTCATCGCGCTGGTGCTGTACTCGGCGCTGCCGGTGCTGCGCAACACCATGGTCGGCCTCCAGGGGGTCGACGCCCGGCTGGTCGAGGCCGGCCGGGGCATGGGCATGAGCGGCACCGCGGTGCTGTTCCGGGTCGAGCTGCCGCTGGCCGTGCCGGTGATGCTCTCCGGCGTCCGGACCGCGCTGGTGCTGCTCGTCGGCACCGCCACGCTGGCCACCTTCATCGCCGGCGGCGGGCTGGGCGTGCTGATCAACACCGGGATCACGCTGCAGCTGAACTCGCTGTTGATCAGCGGTGCGGTGCTGGTCGCCCTGCTCGCGCTGGCCATCGACTGGATCGGCCGCGTCGTCGAGCACGTCGCGCGCCCGAAGGGACTCTGATGCGCACCCCGACCAAGCTGGCCGGCGCGCTGGCCACCACGGCCCTGCTCGCCGGCTGCGGGCTGGAGAGCGCCAACGGCTACGTGCCGCCCGCCGACCCCGCCGCGATCCAGGCGATCGACGGGGTCGACGGGGCGCCGATCACCGTGGGCGCCAAAGCGTTCACCGAGCAGCTGATCCTCGGCAAGATCGCGGCGATCGCGCTGGGGGCCGCGGGCTTCGACGTCACCGACCGCAGCGGCATCCCCGGCGCGGCCCCGGCGCGGGCGGCGATGATCAACGGTGAGACCGACATGCAGTTCGAGTACACCGGTACGGCCTGGGTCAACTACCTCGGCATGGAGGAGGGCATCCCGGACCAGCAGGAGCAGTACGAGGCGGTCCGGGACGCCGACGCGGAGAACGGGATCACCTGGCTCCCGCCGGCGGAGGCGAACAACACCTACGCCTTCGCGGTGCGCAGCGAGGCCGTCGAGGAGCTCGGCGGCGTCGCCACCCTCTCCGACATCGCCGAGCTGCCGGTCGAGGAGCGCACCTTCTGCGTGGAGTCCGAGTTCGCCACCCGGGTCGACGGTTTCGAGCCGATGCTGGAGGCCTACGGCATCCCGCTGGGCGAGCCGGACGGCGTGCCGCGGGACAACGTCAGCATCCTGGACACCGGTGCGGTCTACACCGCCACCGACAACGGCGACCGCTGCAACTTCGGCGAGGTCTTCACCACCGACGGCCGGATCGCCTCGCTGGACCTCACCGTGCTGGAGGACGACCGGGGGTACTTCCCGGCCTACAACATCGCCCCCGAGGTGCTGACCGGCACGCTGGACGAGTACCCGGAGATCGCCGACGTCTTCGCCGAGATCACCCCGGTGCTCACCGACGAGGTGCTCATCGAGCTCAACGGCCGGGTCGACGTGGGCGGCGAGGAGCCGGCGGAGGTGGCGCTGGACTGGCTGGTGTCCGAGGGCCTCGTCGAGCGGCAGTGATCGGCGTGGACGTGCCCCTGGTCAGCCGCCGGCCAGCCGGCTGACCAGGAACTCCACCGCCGCCGCGCTGTCGACCCCCTCGGCCACCTGGACCGCCGAGGGGGACGACGACGGGGCCCGCCGGTCGACCAGCGTCTGCCCGCGCCCCGCGCCGGGACCGGTGTCGACGACGACGTCCCGGCGCACCGTCGTCAGGGTGCCCGGGGCGATCGCCTCGGTGAGCGCGAGCGCGTCGTGCACCACCACCCCGTCGGTGCCGTAGGCGTCCCGGGCGTGGTCCAGGTACTGGCGCAGGATCGCCGCGGCCTGCGCCCCCACCGGACCCGCGGCGGCGAACCGGGCGATGCCGGCCTCGCCCAGCACCGTGGGCAGCGTGACGTCCAGCCCGACCAGCACGGTGGGCAGCCCGGCGCCCAGCACGACCGCGGCCGCCTCCGGGTCGGCCCAGACGTTGAACTCGGCGGCGGCGGTGACGTTCCCGCCCCGGGTCGCCGAGCCGCCCATCAGCACCAGCCGGCCGATCCGGGCGGCGGCGTCGGGGTACACGGCCAGCAGCAGTGCGATGTTGGTCCACGGCCCGATCGCGGCCACCGTGACCGGCTGCTCGCTGCTCATCAGCAGCTCGGCCAGCGCGACGACCGCCGGGCGCGGGTCGACCGCCGCGGGCGAGGGCGGCAGCTCCACCCCGCCCAGCCCGGCCGCCCCGTGCACGTGGCCGGCCCGCCGCGGCACCGGCACCACCAGCGGGCTGCGGGCCCCGGCGGCGACCGGGACGTCGGACCGGCCGGCCAGGTGGAGCACCCGCAGCGCGTTCTCCGTGGTCTGCGTCAGGTCCACGTTGCCGTGCACGGTGGTGACCAG from Modestobacter roseus encodes the following:
- a CDS encoding nucleoside hydrolase, with translation MTDRTPLVIDTDPGIDDALALLLALASPEVDLRLVTTVHGNVDLTQTTENALRVLHLAGRSDVPVAAGARSPLVVPVPRRAGHVHGAAGLGGVELPPSPAAVDPRPAVVALAELLMSSEQPVTVAAIGPWTNIALLLAVYPDAAARIGRLVLMGGSATRGGNVTAAAEFNVWADPEAAAVVLGAGLPTVLVGLDVTLPTVLGEAGIARFAAAGPVGAQAAAILRQYLDHARDAYGTDGVVVHDALALTEAIAPGTLTTVRRDVVVDTGPGAGRGQTLVDRRAPSSSPSAVQVAEGVDSAAAVEFLVSRLAGG
- a CDS encoding glycine betaine ABC transporter substrate-binding protein, translating into MRTPTKLAGALATTALLAGCGLESANGYVPPADPAAIQAIDGVDGAPITVGAKAFTEQLILGKIAAIALGAAGFDVTDRSGIPGAAPARAAMINGETDMQFEYTGTAWVNYLGMEEGIPDQQEQYEAVRDADAENGITWLPPAEANNTYAFAVRSEAVEELGGVATLSDIAELPVEERTFCVESEFATRVDGFEPMLEAYGIPLGEPDGVPRDNVSILDTGAVYTATDNGDRCNFGEVFTTDGRIASLDLTVLEDDRGYFPAYNIAPEVLTGTLDEYPEIADVFAEITPVLTDEVLIELNGRVDVGGEEPAEVALDWLVSEGLVERQ
- a CDS encoding ABC transporter ATP-binding protein, whose amino-acid sequence is MSETTTPTNDPTTPARQVSGVSIRLDGVTKRYPGQDRPAVDEVSLEIPAGETVMFVGPSGCGKTTLLKMLNRLIEPTGGTIHLGDEDVTRQDPDQLRRRIGYVIQAGGLFPHMTVGTNVGMVPRMLGWDKERVTARIDELLDLVGLDPEVYRDRYPKELSGGQQQRVGVARALAADPPVLLMDEPFGAVDPITRQRLQDELLRIQEELGKTIVFVTHDFDEAVKLGDKIVVFDVGARVVQYDTPEAILADPAEEYVADFIGAGATLKQLTLTRVNSLELRPVTTASVGDDAAEALARARAAGDEYLVVLDRRGRPISWPTTAEVSRMQQIPATVDEKLPVVGLGSTLNDALDTMLAASQGGAVVLGRRDGLAGIVSIETIMAAIQRARSEVAG
- a CDS encoding ABC transporter permease: MSTATGAPDTGERPDPLRRPEAEQSASRDERDAAAPERARGGWRALLLQPVLVVLGVIAFVVWRATAELSDTERVQLGTTALWDSIARHLLLTVVAAAIVLVIAVPLGIALTRPALRRATPIVIGVANVGQAAPAIGLFVLLAFWLGFGFWTTVIALVLYSALPVLRNTMVGLQGVDARLVEAGRGMGMSGTAVLFRVELPLAVPVMLSGVRTALVLLVGTATLATFIAGGGLGVLINTGITLQLNSLLISGAVLVALLALAIDWIGRVVEHVARPKGL
- a CDS encoding ABC transporter permease → MWDFVLDAWDYVLDRRGQIAFQAFQHVSLVVQCVLLGSLIALALAVLVYRSPRATGAANGLSAIGLTIPAFALLGILLAPFGFGVTPAVIAVTFYAALPVLRNAVVGLAGVDAALIESARGMGMSRLATLARVEIPLAWPVILAGVRVSTQMVMGIAAIAAYVLGPGLGGFIFTGLARLGGANSLNAALTGTIAIVVLALVLDLLLLLLGRLTTPRGIRV